A window of the Mus pahari chromosome 1, PAHARI_EIJ_v1.1, whole genome shotgun sequence genome harbors these coding sequences:
- the LOC110338118 gene encoding olfactory receptor 10Q1-like, with product MVDRNPFFNKSGPPEFVFRVLTNVPEFQAILFTVFFLLYLMILCGNTTIIWVVCNHSSLHTPMYFFLGSLSFVEICYITDVVPLILSNIFGDQKPISLASCGTQMFFFSVFGCTDCFLLTVMAYDRYVAICHPLHYNLIMTQKLCVQMVIGSLSLALLLSLELTAFTFTLPFCRHRLEINHFLCDVAPIMRLACADIHVNQAVLYVVSILVLTVPFLLIFISYVFIASTILHMHSAEGRQRAFSTCSSHLTVVLLQYGCCSLVYLRPRSSTSDDEDRQISLVYIFGTPLLNPLIYTLRNKDIKDALKNSFFHVPASDTS from the coding sequence TCCTGAATTTCAGGCAATCCTCTTCAccgtcttcttcctcctctatttGATGATCCTCTGTGGCAATACCACAATTATCTGGGTGGTGTGCAATCACAGCTCCCTGCACactcccatgtactttttcctggGCAGCCTGTCATTTGTGGAAATCTGCTACATCACAGATGTGGTGCCCTTGATTCTTTCCAACATCTTTGGAGACCAGAAACCCATATCACTGGCTAGTTGTGGGACacaaatgttctttttctctgtctttggctGCACTGATTGTTTTCTCTTGACAGTCATGGCTTATGACAGATATGTGGCCATCTGCCATCCACTACACTACAACCTCATCATGACCCAGAAACTGTGTGTCCAGATGGTAATAGGCTCTTTGAGCTTGGCACTTCTTCTCTCCTTGGAGCTTACTGCCTTTACCTTCACATTGCCATTCTGTAGACACCGCCTTGAAATCAACCACTTCCTCTGTGATGTGGCTCCTATCATGCGCCTGGCCTGTGCTGACATCCATGTGAACCAGGCAGTTCTCTATGTAGTTAGTATCCTAGTTCTGACAGTCCCATTCCTGCTAATTTTCATCTCTTATGTGTTCATAGCTTCTACCATTCTCCACATGCATTCTGCAGAGGGTCGTCAGAGGGCATTCTCCACCTGttcctcccacctcactgtggTTTTGCTACAATATGGCTGCTGTAGCCTAGTGTACCTGAGGCCCCGCTCCAGCACCTCAGATGATGAGGATCGCCAAATTTCCCTGGTTTATATCTTTGGTACTCCATTACTCAACCCTCTGATTTACACCCTTAGGAATAAAGATATCAAAGATGCTCTGAAGAACTCTTTCTTCCATGTACCAGCTTCTGACACTAGTTGA
- the LOC110336825 gene encoding olfactory receptor 1S1-like encodes MNMDQGNQTTISEFILLGLSNQVEKQKLIFVIFLSMYLVTVVGNSLIILAIGLDIHLHTPMYLFLANLSFADISSSSTSVPKMLMNIQTNSLSISYEGCITQMYFSIVFVVIDNFLLGVMAYDRYVAICHPLNYTNIMHPRFCLLLSVCPWALSNIVALTHTLLANQLIFCNRNTIPHFFCDLAPLIKLSCSDAMINELVKFIVGLSVITFPFALILFSYICIIRDVLRISSSEGKWKAFSTCGSHLTIVFIFYGTIVGVYFFPSSTHPEDTDKIGAVLFTVVTPMLNPFIYSLRNKDMKGALRKLINKSHLLPLMS; translated from the coding sequence ATGAATATGGATCAAGGAAACCAAACCACCATCTCTGAATTCATCCTCTTGGGTCTCTCCAACCAGGTTGAGAAGCAAAAACTCATCTTTGTGATTTTCTTGAGTATGTACCTGGTCACTGTGGTTGGAAACAGTCTCATAATTCTGGCCATTGGCTTGGATATACATCTTCATACTCCCATGTATCTTTTCCTTGCCAACCTATCCTTTGCTGatatttcctcttcttctacCTCAGTCCCTAAAATGCTGATGAATATTCAGACCAATAGTCTATCCATCTCCTATGAGGGCTGTATTACACAGATGTACTTTTCTATTGTGTTTGTTGTCATTGACAATTTTCTTTTGGGGGTAATGGCTTATGATCGATATGTGGCTATCTGCCACCCTCTGAATTATACAAACATCATGCACCCCAGgttctgtcttttgctttctgtttgtccATGGGCTCTAAGCAATATTGTTGCCCTGACACATACTCTTCTGGCCAATCAGTTGATTTTTTGCAACCGTAACACCATCCCACACTTCTTCTGTGACTTGGCCCCTCTGATCAAACTTTCCTGCTCAGATGCAATGATCAATGAACTGGTAAAATTTATTGTGGGGTTATCAGTCATCACCTTTCCCTTTGCCCTCATTCTCTTCTCCTATATCTGCATCATCAGGGATGTACTGAGAATTTCATCCTcggaaggaaaatggaaagccTTCTCTACCTGTGGCTCTCACCTGACAATTGTATTCATCTTCTATGGTACCATTGTAGGGGTTTACTTTTTCCCTTCATCCACTCACCCTGAGGACACAGACAAGATTGGTGCAGTACTCTTCACAGTGGTGACACCCATGTTGAATCCTTTCATATATAGCCTGAGAAATAAGGACATGAAAGGTGCCCTTAGGAAGCTCATCAATAAAAGTCATTTGCTCCCATTAATGTCATGA